From Calothrix sp. PCC 6303, a single genomic window includes:
- a CDS encoding trypsin-like serine peptidase: protein MNKQSFALLFTGIIGAATLTLSVQAQTKQSITPKFISAKTGEFKLDGKGKPFIPDGLGRSVKPDEGDSRGKPTGKDPRIPMLSKKYPWSAIGRVQGTTTDAESYHCTGTLIAENLVLTNAHCIINPETGKMSTKIQFMPNVIDGKYEDVAEVEKVIYGTDFKKSSDISPKDWAIMKINQPLGRKYGYLGVKPIPTSTLIKNPKSLFFVGYSGDFPTEQYQKYFTAGKGWTAGYEEGCSITGEENGFLLHDCATSSGSSGGALIGVIGGEPYILALNNAEAKNLRTGQDITNFAVKISTIEQDLSQK, encoded by the coding sequence ATGAATAAACAATCTTTCGCACTATTATTTACCGGAATCATCGGTGCTGCAACCTTAACTCTATCGGTTCAGGCTCAAACCAAACAAAGCATCACACCAAAGTTTATTAGTGCTAAAACTGGAGAATTCAAACTTGATGGCAAGGGAAAACCCTTTATTCCCGATGGTTTGGGACGTTCCGTCAAACCCGATGAAGGTGATTCTAGAGGGAAGCCCACTGGTAAAGATCCTCGTATTCCCATGTTAAGCAAAAAATACCCCTGGTCGGCAATTGGCAGAGTACAGGGAACCACAACTGATGCTGAAAGTTATCACTGCACAGGTACTTTAATTGCTGAAAATCTGGTTTTAACTAACGCCCACTGTATCATTAATCCGGAAACTGGCAAAATGAGTACCAAAATCCAGTTTATGCCCAATGTCATCGATGGGAAATATGAAGATGTCGCCGAGGTGGAAAAGGTTATTTACGGTACTGATTTTAAGAAAAGTAGCGATATTAGTCCTAAAGACTGGGCAATTATGAAAATTAATCAGCCTCTTGGTAGAAAATACGGTTATTTAGGCGTTAAACCTATACCAACTTCGACGCTGATTAAAAACCCTAAAAGCCTATTTTTCGTAGGTTATTCTGGTGATTTCCCTACAGAGCAGTATCAAAAGTATTTTACTGCTGGTAAAGGATGGACGGCTGGTTATGAAGAGGGATGCAGTATTACGGGAGAGGAAAATGGCTTTTTGTTACATGATTGTGCCACTTCTAGTGGTTCTTCTGGTGGTGCGCTGATTGGGGTAATTGGTGGTGAGCCTTATATTTTAGCGTTGAATAATGCTGAGGCGAAAAATCTCCGCACTGGACAGGATATTACTAATTTTGCGGTGAAGATTTCAACGATTGAGCAGGATTTGAGTCAGAAGTAA
- a CDS encoding DUF3038 domain-containing protein translates to MLKVMQPAANSPTPISQWEDLTQIGAPSSVEWDNIKTQLDLVLLALETLTGIGSEAMLSAAIELGLESKVPDRVALWRLRQSNPLRKGQGGRKKLDVEEARSLVLIICHLTKQHQELIRRAVSLLEQMAETNREPHQAALLGDYIDAFCNTYQERMEEDESISIESLTNLGLKLLVDLLFYSGPGGHRRLWLALIDRSTKL, encoded by the coding sequence ATGCTAAAAGTTATGCAGCCTGCCGCCAATTCACCCACGCCAATATCGCAGTGGGAGGACTTAACCCAAATAGGTGCCCCAAGCTCGGTTGAGTGGGATAATATCAAAACCCAGTTGGACTTAGTGTTGTTGGCACTAGAAACCTTGACTGGCATCGGTTCGGAAGCCATGCTTTCTGCGGCAATCGAACTCGGTTTAGAGTCAAAGGTACCAGATCGCGTAGCGCTGTGGCGGTTACGTCAATCAAACCCGTTACGAAAAGGTCAAGGAGGACGAAAAAAGCTAGATGTAGAAGAAGCGCGATCGCTTGTTCTCATTATCTGCCATCTTACCAAACAGCACCAAGAACTAATTCGCCGTGCTGTGAGTCTGTTGGAACAAATGGCGGAAACTAACCGCGAACCCCATCAGGCAGCTTTACTAGGAGATTACATTGACGCTTTCTGCAACACGTATCAAGAACGGATGGAGGAAGACGAAAGTATCTCCATAGAATCCCTAACTAACTTGGGATTAAAATTACTGGTAGACTTACTGTTCTACAGTGGTCCCGGTGGACACCGAAGACTTTGGCTTGCCCTAATTGATCGTTCGACAAAATTATAG
- a CDS encoding SRPBCC family protein yields MSANQTFEQSIQISASATIVERCITNQTLMHRWLNPALRCEPVGEWSSDVGAKSRFFIQIPILQPTLNSTVVKRQPGLIIWQFTGFFHGSDRWECQPTEKGTTLINRFEFTIPNPVVSWGFKTFAEKSTKQDMQAQLRRLKRVAEEIQVKESY; encoded by the coding sequence ATGTCTGCAAATCAAACTTTTGAGCAATCGATTCAAATTAGCGCTTCCGCCACCATAGTTGAGCGTTGTATTACCAATCAAACATTAATGCATCGTTGGTTAAATCCAGCTTTACGTTGCGAACCTGTGGGAGAATGGAGCAGCGACGTTGGTGCTAAAAGTAGATTTTTCATTCAGATACCAATCCTTCAGCCGACATTAAACAGCACCGTGGTGAAGCGACAACCAGGTTTAATTATTTGGCAGTTTACAGGGTTTTTTCACGGAAGCGATCGCTGGGAATGTCAACCCACCGAAAAAGGTACCACCCTCATCAACCGTTTTGAATTCACAATCCCTAATCCCGTTGTCAGTTGGGGATTTAAAACCTTTGCCGAAAAATCCACCAAACAAGACATGCAAGCACAACTACGTCGTCTCAAACGTGTTGCCGAAGAAATTCAAGTCAAGGAATCCTATTAG
- a CDS encoding CHAT domain-containing tetratricopeptide repeat protein: MAQCKKNRVILSYLLPKFSHYSLIALLSVVLVSESVGARATLAQLQIAQQPATTQPDATRAEAEKLTKEGLELYKQGTAESLIAARKKLEQALVLWQKLDDKKWQALTLLGIGGVYSDLGDKQEALKFYNQSLSLSIEVGNKQLEATTLNNIGGVYSDLGDKQQALKFYNQSLPLRIEVGDKSGQATTLNNSGLVYYSLGDKQQALKFYNQSLPLYVEVGNKSGQAVTLNNIGAVYSDLGDKQQALKFYNQSLPLRIEVGDKSGQATTLNNIGEVYFSLGDKQQALKFYNQSLPLTIEVEDKSGQATTLNNIGLVYDSLGEKTKALKFFNQSLPLTIEVEDKSGQAKILANLADLERKQGNLEASLKQIDAAIEIIEELRKTYTNKELQTTYFASVQNFYQFKTSLLMELHKRNPSKGYDSQALNNNERSRARVLIDLLAESGANIRKGVNPQLLAEEQRLQQLLNAKEKARTNIISTTKDSDTAAKATAKQLEEEIAEIISQQETLKAEIRQKSPQYDALQYPQPLELKGIQQQLDKDTILLQYSLGEERSYLWLVTPDSLQAYELPKGEEIEKAVTNFRDVMDKFVKRGDNYKPQEHPNDINQPALQLSQLVLAPVANKLGNKRLVIVADGGLQTIPFAALADPGTPPPAPPGLQGGEKDQTKPQNLSPQQGREESKPLSALQRGSYQPLLVNHEIVNLPSVTAIQTQRKLLNNRPLSPKTLAVLADPVFSAEQAQGKPESWGIEVDVHRSAQQRAMKNLNRSGLIPLPGTRIEAKAMLKLLPSEQTTYAFGADANYEFATNPTLKQYQHLFFATHGLVDTKQPELSGIALTQVDKNGKPVEKSYLRLGDIFNMDWAAELVVLSACETGLGKDTKGEGLVGLTRGLMYAGSKRAVVSLWNVSDNGTSQLMPIFYKSVLAGKSPAVALREAQLQMWQGKEWRNPFYWAAFTLQGEWR; encoded by the coding sequence ACCAAAATTCAGCCATTACAGTTTGATTGCTTTGCTGAGTGTGGTTTTAGTGTCGGAATCGGTGGGGGCAAGGGCAACTTTAGCACAGTTGCAAATAGCACAACAGCCAGCGACGACACAGCCAGATGCAACCCGTGCGGAAGCTGAGAAATTAACAAAGGAAGGATTGGAATTATATAAGCAAGGAACCGCAGAATCACTCATTGCAGCCCGTAAAAAATTGGAGCAAGCACTGGTTTTGTGGCAGAAATTAGATGATAAAAAATGGCAAGCTCTTACTCTTCTGGGTATTGGTGGTGTCTACTCAGATTTAGGAGATAAACAGGAAGCGCTCAAGTTTTATAATCAATCCCTCTCTTTATCGATAGAAGTGGGGAATAAGCAGTTGGAAGCTACAACCCTCAATAATATCGGTGGTGTCTACTCAGATTTAGGAGACAAACAGCAAGCACTCAAGTTTTATAACCAATCCCTGCCTTTAAGAATAGAAGTGGGGGATAAATCAGGGCAAGCTACAACCCTCAATAATAGCGGTCTTGTCTACTATAGTTTAGGAGATAAACAGCAAGCACTCAAGTTTTATAACCAATCCCTGCCTTTATATGTAGAAGTGGGGAATAAATCTGGGCAAGCTGTAACCCTCAATAATATTGGCGCTGTCTACTCAGATTTAGGAGACAAACAGCAAGCACTCAAGTTTTATAACCAATCCCTGCCTTTAAGAATAGAAGTGGGGGATAAATCAGGGCAAGCTACAACCCTCAATAATATTGGTGAAGTTTACTTTAGTTTAGGAGATAAACAGCAAGCACTCAAGTTTTATAACCAATCCCTGCCTTTAACGATAGAAGTGGAGGATAAATCTGGGCAAGCTACAACTCTCAATAATATAGGTTTAGTCTACGATAGTTTAGGAGAGAAAACTAAAGCACTCAAGTTTTTTAACCAATCTCTGCCTTTAACGATAGAAGTGGAGGATAAATCCGGACAAGCTAAAATCCTAGCGAATTTAGCTGACTTAGAACGCAAACAAGGCAACTTGGAAGCATCCCTTAAACAAATAGACGCTGCTATCGAAATCATTGAAGAACTACGCAAAACCTATACTAACAAAGAATTACAAACCACCTATTTCGCATCAGTTCAAAATTTCTACCAATTCAAAACCAGTCTGTTGATGGAACTCCACAAAAGAAATCCATCCAAAGGCTACGATTCTCAAGCGTTGAATAATAACGAGCGTTCCCGTGCTAGAGTTCTCATTGATTTACTTGCCGAATCTGGGGCAAATATCCGCAAAGGTGTAAATCCCCAACTCCTAGCAGAGGAACAGCGGTTACAGCAGTTACTCAATGCTAAAGAAAAAGCCAGAACCAATATTATCAGCACTACTAAAGACAGTGACACAGCAGCCAAAGCTACAGCAAAACAGTTAGAAGAAGAAATTGCTGAGATTATCAGCCAGCAGGAAACACTAAAAGCCGAAATTCGCCAGAAAAGCCCGCAATATGACGCACTTCAATATCCTCAACCCCTGGAATTAAAGGGAATTCAGCAACAACTGGACAAAGACACCATTCTGCTGCAATATTCCCTTGGTGAAGAACGTAGTTATCTCTGGTTAGTTACACCCGATTCTCTGCAAGCTTATGAACTGCCAAAAGGTGAAGAGATTGAAAAAGCAGTAACCAACTTCCGAGATGTCATGGATAAATTCGTTAAACGTGGGGATAATTACAAGCCTCAAGAACATCCAAATGACATCAATCAACCAGCTTTGCAACTGAGTCAATTGGTTCTGGCACCTGTGGCTAACAAGTTGGGGAACAAGCGATTAGTTATTGTCGCGGATGGTGGATTACAAACTATTCCTTTTGCGGCATTAGCAGATCCTGGAACCCCACCCCCAGCCCCTCCTGGCTTGCAGGGAGGGGAGAAAGATCAAACAAAACCTCAAAATCTGTCTCCGCAGCAGGGAAGGGAGGAATCAAAGCCTCTCTCCGCGTTGCAGAGAGGTTCTTATCAACCACTACTGGTTAACCACGAAATTGTTAATCTCCCCTCAGTTACAGCTATTCAAACCCAGCGCAAACTACTTAATAACCGTCCACTTTCACCCAAAACCCTGGCTGTACTTGCAGATCCGGTATTTTCAGCAGAACAAGCCCAAGGCAAACCCGAATCTTGGGGAATTGAAGTTGATGTACATCGTTCAGCCCAGCAACGGGCAATGAAAAACCTCAACCGCAGCGGTTTGATACCTCTACCAGGTACCCGCATCGAAGCTAAAGCAATGCTCAAATTACTGCCATCTGAGCAAACTACCTATGCATTCGGTGCTGATGCTAATTACGAATTTGCCACTAATCCCACACTCAAACAATATCAACACCTTTTCTTTGCAACCCACGGCTTGGTGGATACTAAACAACCTGAGTTATCAGGGATTGCGCTGACACAGGTTGATAAAAATGGTAAACCCGTGGAAAAAAGTTATCTACGCCTTGGTGACATCTTCAACATGGATTGGGCTGCTGAGTTGGTGGTGCTAAGTGCCTGCGAAACAGGTTTGGGCAAGGATACCAAAGGTGAAGGTTTAGTTGGATTGACAAGGGGGTTAATGTATGCAGGTTCCAAACGGGCTGTGGTGTCGTTGTGGAATGTCAGCGACAACGGGACATCCCAGTTGATGCCGATATTTTACAAGTCGGTGTTAGCTGGTAAGTCTCCGGCTGTGGCTTTGCGGGAAGCACAGTTGCAGATGTGGCAGGGTAAGGAGTGGCGGAATCCCTTTTATTGGGCGGCTTTCACCTTACAGGGGGAGTGGAGGTGA
- a CDS encoding mechanosensitive ion channel, whose protein sequence is MNTTWQDITQVMGFDMGKGMQHLFAQASRVPNLGVNESVDYARTALQQVIDFLPQLLGAVVILVIGWLIAAIVSAVVKGILNRTKLDNRIAATVSGGRDVPQVEGIISGLVFWSILLITLVAVLEQLNLRTASQPLNNFLNQIGDFLPKLFGVGVLLALAWVLATVLKLVTIRGLDALRIDERLNPPDDASPSLNQLSLSETIGNALYWFVFLLFLVPVLDTLGLRQALLPVQNLITEVLGILPNILGAVLIAATGWFVANIVRKIVTNLLASTGVDHIGSRFGLSPAAGVQSLSNIVGTIVYVLILIPVAIAALNALKIDAISVPAIAMLQQILSALPLIFTAATILILAYFLGRFIADLVTSILTSLGFNNIFSVLGLNSLNRAAANVGNATPGIAARTPSELAGIIVLVGIMLFATVAAVNILGIPSLTALVTGILLVMGRVLAGLLIFAVGLFFANLAFNLITSSGSAQARVLGQVARISIITLVSAMALQQIGVAPDIVNLAFGLLLGAIAVAIALAFGLGGRDIARNEVQQWLNSFKSKG, encoded by the coding sequence ATGAATACAACTTGGCAAGATATAACCCAAGTGATGGGGTTTGATATGGGGAAAGGGATGCAGCATCTTTTCGCACAAGCTTCTCGCGTTCCTAATCTGGGAGTGAATGAGTCTGTTGATTACGCCAGAACAGCACTCCAACAGGTGATAGATTTTTTACCACAGCTTTTGGGTGCGGTGGTAATTCTTGTAATCGGCTGGTTGATTGCTGCAATTGTATCTGCTGTGGTGAAGGGGATTTTAAACCGAACCAAACTAGATAATCGCATTGCAGCTACTGTTTCCGGTGGTAGAGATGTTCCTCAAGTTGAGGGAATAATTTCTGGTTTGGTGTTTTGGAGTATTCTCCTCATCACTTTAGTTGCAGTTCTAGAACAACTCAATTTACGAACTGCTTCCCAACCACTCAACAACTTCCTCAACCAAATTGGTGATTTTCTACCGAAATTATTTGGTGTTGGTGTCCTCCTGGCATTAGCCTGGGTACTGGCAACTGTACTCAAATTGGTGACAATTCGCGGTTTGGATGCTTTACGTATCGATGAACGGCTGAATCCACCAGATGATGCTTCCCCCAGTCTCAACCAATTATCTTTGTCTGAGACTATTGGGAATGCACTGTACTGGTTTGTATTTTTGCTATTCCTGGTACCAGTTTTGGATACCTTGGGGTTGCGTCAAGCTTTACTACCAGTTCAAAATCTGATTACCGAAGTTTTAGGAATTTTGCCTAATATCTTAGGTGCAGTTCTAATTGCTGCTACTGGCTGGTTTGTCGCAAATATAGTCCGTAAGATTGTCACCAACTTGTTAGCAAGTACAGGTGTAGATCATATTGGTAGTCGTTTTGGTTTAAGTCCAGCGGCTGGGGTACAGTCACTGTCTAATATTGTTGGCACAATTGTTTATGTGTTGATTTTAATTCCAGTGGCAATCGCAGCTCTCAATGCACTGAAAATCGACGCAATTTCTGTCCCAGCAATCGCCATGCTGCAACAGATTCTCAGCGCTTTACCGTTGATTTTCACTGCGGCGACAATTTTAATTCTTGCCTATTTCTTAGGCAGATTTATCGCTGATTTAGTGACTAGTATCCTCACTAGTCTTGGTTTTAACAATATTTTTTCAGTTTTGGGATTAAATTCCCTCAACCGTGCAGCTGCCAATGTCGGCAATGCAACACCAGGTATCGCAGCACGCACCCCCTCAGAACTTGCTGGAATCATCGTTCTTGTGGGGATTATGTTGTTTGCCACTGTGGCAGCAGTTAATATCCTCGGTATTCCTTCTCTAACAGCCTTGGTGACAGGTATTCTCCTGGTTATGGGGCGGGTCTTAGCTGGGTTACTAATCTTTGCTGTGGGCTTATTCTTCGCCAATTTGGCGTTTAATCTAATTACTAGTTCTGGTAGCGCCCAAGCAAGAGTATTAGGACAAGTAGCACGGATTTCAATTATTACATTGGTATCAGCCATGGCACTACAACAAATTGGAGTTGCCCCAGATATCGTCAATCTAGCATTTGGTTTGTTGTTAGGCGCGATCGCTGTTGCCATCGCTTTGGCTTTTGGCTTAGGTGGACGGGATATTGCCCGCAATGAGGTTCAACAATGGCTCAACTCCTTTAAGAGCAAGGGTTAA